One genomic segment of Amycolatopsis sp. Hca4 includes these proteins:
- a CDS encoding FxsA family protein, whose amino-acid sequence MAVAFLLYVFAEIAAIWAVGSAVGVLGTLGLLLAGAILGSWLARREGGKAMRAFTAAARSGRPAEKELTDGMLVGLGGVLILVPGFVSDVLGLLLILPPTRAVARRMWLKRMERRAVRFANQRRGPVMVVDSEVVSPEPSRGREQPTVIEGRIVEN is encoded by the coding sequence ATGGCTGTCGCGTTCCTGCTGTATGTGTTCGCCGAGATCGCCGCGATCTGGGCGGTGGGTTCGGCCGTCGGCGTGCTCGGCACGCTGGGCCTCCTCCTGGCGGGAGCGATCTTGGGCTCCTGGCTGGCCCGCCGCGAGGGCGGCAAGGCCATGAGGGCGTTCACGGCCGCGGCCAGGTCGGGGCGGCCGGCGGAGAAGGAACTCACCGACGGAATGCTGGTCGGGCTGGGTGGGGTGCTGATCCTGGTCCCGGGCTTCGTTTCGGACGTCTTGGGGCTGCTGCTGATCCTCCCGCCGACACGCGCGGTGGCGCGGCGGATGTGGTTGAAGCGAATGGAGAGGCGCGCGGTGCGGTTCGCGAACCAGCGCCGCGGGCCGGTGATGGTGGTGGACAGCGAGGTCGTTTCCCCGGAGCCTTCGCGGGGGCGGGAGCAGCCGACGGTGATCGAGGGTCGGATCGTCGAGAACTAG
- a CDS encoding MerR family transcriptional regulator, which translates to MEWSIQDIARSAGTTSRTLRHYDAVGLLEPSRIGGNGYRYYDEQALVRLQRILLLRELGLGLPAIAEVLDGQRDSAAALETHLELLEAERRRIGRQIESVRTTLRKLKGGERLMAEEVFDGFDHTRYEKEVTERWGADAYQQGDQWWSSLSAAEKEAHQQEQRDIAAAFDAARASGLAVDSDEVQAITRRLHEWLRPAVSSVSAGYFAGLGQLYADDPRYGFEGGGAEFVRDAMKIYAERNLSDR; encoded by the coding sequence ATGGAGTGGTCGATCCAGGACATCGCCCGCTCGGCCGGGACGACGAGCCGGACGCTGCGCCACTACGACGCGGTCGGCCTGCTCGAGCCCAGCCGGATCGGCGGCAACGGCTACCGCTACTACGACGAGCAGGCGCTCGTCCGGCTGCAACGGATCCTGCTGCTGCGCGAGCTCGGGCTCGGGCTGCCGGCGATCGCCGAGGTGCTCGACGGGCAGCGCGACAGCGCCGCGGCCCTGGAAACCCACCTGGAGCTGCTCGAAGCCGAGCGGCGGCGGATCGGACGGCAGATCGAGTCGGTCCGCACGACCCTCCGGAAACTGAAGGGAGGTGAACGACTGATGGCAGAAGAAGTGTTCGACGGGTTCGACCACACGAGGTACGAGAAGGAGGTCACCGAACGCTGGGGCGCTGACGCGTACCAGCAGGGTGACCAGTGGTGGAGTTCGTTGTCGGCAGCGGAGAAGGAAGCCCACCAGCAGGAGCAGCGGGACATCGCGGCGGCGTTCGACGCGGCGCGCGCTTCGGGCCTCGCCGTGGATTCGGACGAGGTCCAGGCGATCACGCGGCGGCTGCACGAGTGGCTGCGGCCTGCGGTTTCGTCAGTGTCGGCGGGGTACTTCGCGGGCCTCGGGCAGCTGTATGCGGACGACCCGCGCTACGGGTTCGAAGGCGGCGGAGCGGAATTCGTCCGGGACGCGATGAAGATCTACGCGGAACGGAACCTGAGCGACCGGTGA
- a CDS encoding 3-oxoacyl-ACP reductase: MADRYQQFTKTPLGKFVVPKLGLPNPATLRRYQPGQPALEGPALLGAAPGGRLEKTLRDQLADAGIEVVTTAADRHAALIFDATGVTDPARLREVYDFFHPVIRSVGPSGRVVVLGTPPEQVEGRERIAQRALEGFIRSVGKELKRGATAQLVYVAEGAEEATESTLRFLLSAKSAFVDAQVIRIGTEGKTASAPASWEKPLDGKVALVTGASRGIGAAIAEVLARDGAHVVALDIPAQGGDLSKVANKVGGSSLQLDITSPSAPAKLAEYLKERHGGVDIVVHNAGITRDKTLGNMSESAWDSVIAVNLASQLAVNDKLLADHVLNENGRIVGVSSIAGIAGNVGQTNYATSKAGVIGMVNVGAPQLAAYGGTINAVAPGFIETKMTAAVPLFIREAGRRLSSLGQGGLPVDVAETIAWYANPASAAVNGNVVRVCGQALLGA, from the coding sequence ATGGCTGACAGGTACCAGCAGTTCACGAAAACCCCGCTGGGGAAGTTCGTGGTGCCGAAGCTCGGCCTGCCCAACCCCGCCACGTTGCGCCGCTACCAGCCCGGGCAACCCGCTCTCGAGGGTCCCGCACTCCTGGGCGCGGCGCCCGGCGGACGGCTCGAGAAGACCCTTCGCGACCAGCTGGCCGACGCCGGCATCGAGGTCGTCACCACGGCCGCCGACAGGCACGCGGCGCTGATCTTCGACGCCACCGGCGTCACCGACCCCGCGCGTCTGCGCGAGGTATACGACTTCTTCCACCCGGTGATCCGCAGCGTCGGCCCGTCCGGCCGGGTCGTCGTCCTCGGCACGCCGCCGGAGCAGGTCGAAGGCCGCGAGCGGATCGCGCAGCGTGCCCTCGAAGGCTTCATCCGCTCGGTGGGCAAGGAGCTGAAGCGCGGCGCGACCGCGCAGCTCGTGTACGTCGCCGAAGGTGCCGAAGAGGCGACGGAGTCGACGCTGCGCTTCCTGCTTTCGGCGAAGTCGGCGTTCGTCGACGCGCAGGTGATCCGGATCGGCACCGAAGGCAAGACGGCTTCGGCGCCGGCCAGCTGGGAAAAGCCCCTGGACGGCAAGGTCGCGCTGGTCACCGGCGCTTCCCGCGGCATCGGCGCGGCGATCGCCGAGGTGCTGGCCCGCGACGGCGCGCACGTCGTCGCGCTCGACATCCCCGCCCAGGGCGGCGACCTGTCGAAGGTGGCCAACAAGGTCGGCGGCTCGTCGCTGCAGCTCGACATCACTTCGCCGAGCGCGCCCGCGAAGCTCGCGGAGTACCTGAAGGAGCGGCACGGCGGCGTCGACATCGTCGTGCACAACGCGGGCATCACCCGCGACAAGACGCTGGGGAACATGAGCGAGAGCGCGTGGGACTCGGTGATCGCCGTCAACCTCGCTTCGCAGCTCGCGGTGAACGACAAGCTGCTCGCCGATCACGTGCTGAACGAGAACGGCCGGATCGTCGGCGTCTCGTCGATCGCGGGCATCGCCGGCAACGTCGGCCAGACGAACTACGCGACGTCGAAGGCGGGCGTCATCGGCATGGTCAACGTCGGCGCGCCGCAGCTCGCGGCGTACGGCGGCACGATCAACGCCGTCGCGCCCGGGTTCATCGAAACCAAGATGACGGCCGCGGTCCCGCTGTTCATCCGCGAAGCCGGGCGGCGGCTGTCCAGCCTCGGCCAGGGCGGCCTGCCGGTCGACGTCGCCGAGACGATCGCCTGGTACGCGAACCCGGCGTCGGCCGCGGTGAACGGCAACGTGGTCCGCGTCTGCGGCCAGGCCCTGCTGGGGGCGTGA
- a CDS encoding SitI3 family protein: MAISYDLEMATSWSPEQVARALLDVGRPLELFDGSVTPEQVARDGAVTPLRTWVRVYERNAAPWSPLVTDFGITPTVAVGFGIYKHDRIPEQQDDLVRLVAGLLDKVPGDAVLSGMETIWLMRRDGELMVNERSDIWPEHRITALGRPYKRKALAFSEEE, from the coding sequence ATGGCCATCTCTTACGATCTCGAAATGGCGACCTCATGGTCGCCGGAGCAGGTCGCGCGCGCACTGCTCGACGTCGGCCGTCCGCTGGAGCTCTTCGACGGATCGGTCACGCCCGAGCAGGTAGCCCGAGACGGTGCGGTCACCCCACTCCGCACGTGGGTTCGAGTCTACGAACGCAACGCCGCACCCTGGTCGCCGCTGGTCACGGACTTCGGAATCACCCCGACGGTGGCCGTCGGATTCGGAATCTACAAACACGACCGGATTCCCGAACAACAGGACGACCTGGTCCGGCTGGTCGCCGGCCTGCTGGACAAAGTCCCCGGCGACGCGGTGCTTTCCGGCATGGAGACGATCTGGCTCATGCGCCGCGACGGCGAGTTGATGGTGAACGAGCGGAGCGACATCTGGCCTGAGCACCGCATCACCGCGCTAGGCCGCCCCTACAAGCGGAAAGCGTTGGCCTTCTCCGAGGAGGAATAG
- a CDS encoding MaoC family dehydratase gives MAIRELDSTPSLTTLYPKALLGFRKTGSSLPDTELVRTGVVVDPAHLAAYNTVCGFRLSDELPATYPHMLAFPLQMALMTEPGFPFPLLGMVHVANRITQHRALRVSEPLTVRVRAENLRPHEKGRQFDVVSEAWVGDDLVWTDVSTYLRRGGGSGSARREQLAPPTPDALWRIPGDIGRRYAEVSGDRNPIHLHPLTARLFGFPRAIAHGMWTKAHALAAFEGRLPEAFTVDVRFKQPVLLPAKAGFTSWAVDDGWAFELWSKSKPHLEGTISSL, from the coding sequence GTGGCGATCCGCGAACTCGACAGCACGCCGAGCCTGACCACGCTGTACCCGAAGGCGCTGCTCGGCTTCCGCAAAACGGGCTCATCGCTGCCGGACACCGAGCTGGTCCGCACGGGCGTCGTCGTCGACCCGGCGCACCTGGCGGCGTACAACACGGTGTGCGGCTTCCGGCTGAGCGACGAGCTGCCGGCGACGTACCCGCACATGCTGGCGTTCCCGCTGCAGATGGCGCTGATGACCGAGCCGGGGTTCCCGTTCCCGCTGCTCGGCATGGTGCACGTGGCCAACCGGATCACCCAGCACCGCGCGCTGCGGGTGAGCGAGCCGCTGACCGTGCGCGTGCGGGCGGAGAACCTGCGCCCGCACGAGAAGGGCCGTCAGTTCGACGTCGTCAGCGAGGCCTGGGTCGGTGACGACCTCGTCTGGACCGACGTCAGCACGTACCTGCGGCGCGGCGGAGGCTCGGGTTCGGCTCGGCGGGAGCAGCTGGCCCCGCCGACCCCGGACGCGCTCTGGCGCATCCCGGGCGACATCGGGCGGCGCTACGCGGAGGTCTCGGGCGACCGCAACCCGATCCACCTGCACCCGCTGACGGCCCGCCTGTTCGGCTTCCCCCGCGCGATCGCCCACGGCATGTGGACGAAGGCCCACGCGCTGGCCGCGTTCGAAGGCCGGCTGCCGGAGGCGTTCACCGTGGACGTCCGCTTCAAGCAGCCGGTGCTGCTGCCGGCCAAGGCGGGCTTCACGTCGTGGGCGGTGGACGACGGCTGGGCGTTCGAGCTGTGGAGCAAGTCGAAGCCGCACCTGGAGGGCACGATCAGCTCACTCTGA
- a CDS encoding WXG100 family type VII secretion target encodes MVQLTVDFSVLRTLVDDLGSHIDDTDRCLDELGEIVADLATCWTGAGHDAFHEAITEWFVSARDLRDQLRWIRTVVVNAHDNHAAAVDANVRIWRV; translated from the coding sequence ATGGTGCAGTTGACGGTCGATTTTTCCGTTTTGCGTACGTTGGTGGACGATCTCGGTTCTCACATCGACGACACGGACCGATGTCTCGACGAACTGGGAGAAATCGTCGCCGACCTGGCGACTTGCTGGACGGGAGCCGGTCACGACGCGTTCCACGAGGCAATCACCGAGTGGTTCGTTTCCGCTCGTGATTTGCGAGACCAGCTGCGCTGGATCCGCACCGTCGTGGTGAACGCGCACGACAATCATGCTGCGGCGGTGGACGCGAATGTCCGGATTTGGCGAGTCTGA
- a CDS encoding TetR/AcrR family transcriptional regulator: protein MERADAARNRRAILRATEELLTTHELAEVSMDRVAAAAGVGKGTVFHRFGNREGLMRALVESQIESLSLAVASGPPPLGPGAPPAARLAAFFDAVVELASRNVKVMAAFERASTDRLNSPVYLSWHAHVSGLIASASPALDADLTAHLLLGSLHSDLMLRFLKTGETDRLAAGLRSMVATLLR from the coding sequence ATGGAGCGCGCCGACGCGGCCCGCAACCGCCGCGCGATCCTGCGCGCGACGGAGGAGCTGCTGACGACCCACGAGCTGGCCGAGGTATCGATGGACCGCGTGGCGGCCGCGGCCGGCGTCGGAAAGGGAACGGTGTTCCACCGGTTCGGCAACCGCGAAGGCCTGATGCGGGCGCTGGTGGAGTCGCAGATCGAGTCACTGTCTCTTGCCGTGGCTTCGGGCCCGCCGCCGCTGGGCCCGGGCGCACCCCCGGCGGCACGCTTGGCGGCGTTCTTCGACGCCGTGGTCGAGCTGGCTTCTCGCAACGTGAAGGTGATGGCGGCCTTCGAGCGGGCGTCGACGGACCGCCTGAACAGCCCGGTTTATCTGTCGTGGCACGCGCACGTGTCGGGGCTGATCGCATCGGCGTCACCGGCGTTGGACGCGGACCTGACGGCGCACCTGCTGCTGGGATCGTTGCACAGCGACCTGATGCTGCGGTTCTTGAAGACGGGCGAGACGGACCGCCTGGCGGCGGGGCTGCGGTCGATGGTGGCGACGTTGCTGCGCTGA
- a CDS encoding DoxX family membrane protein, which yields MTVILRRVARPLLATIFVTGGINALRQAEGHAKAAEPFLNSAIDKFGDKLPEQIPRDPVTLVRIDAAVKVGAGLALAAGKAPRLAAGLLLGSLVPTTLSTHSFWAIKDPGERQQQQIQFFKNASLAGGLLLAVADTHGKPSAAWRAKHAAKDVGAAAGKLSRKAEKRANKLAKRAQKALPN from the coding sequence ATGACCGTGATACTCCGTCGAGTGGCACGTCCCCTGCTCGCCACGATCTTCGTGACGGGCGGGATCAATGCGCTGAGGCAGGCCGAGGGCCACGCCAAGGCGGCGGAACCGTTCCTCAACAGCGCGATCGACAAGTTCGGCGACAAACTCCCCGAGCAGATCCCGCGGGACCCGGTGACGCTCGTCCGGATCGACGCCGCGGTGAAGGTCGGCGCCGGGCTCGCGCTCGCAGCAGGCAAGGCGCCGCGGCTCGCCGCCGGGCTGCTGCTCGGCAGCCTGGTGCCCACGACGCTGTCGACGCACAGCTTCTGGGCCATCAAGGACCCGGGCGAGCGCCAGCAGCAGCAGATCCAGTTCTTCAAGAACGCGAGCCTGGCCGGTGGCCTGCTGCTCGCGGTGGCCGACACGCACGGGAAGCCGTCGGCGGCCTGGCGCGCGAAGCACGCCGCGAAGGACGTCGGCGCCGCGGCCGGGAAGCTGAGCCGCAAGGCCGAGAAGCGCGCGAACAAGCTCGCGAAGCGGGCCCAGAAGGCGCTCCCCAACTAG
- a CDS encoding TetR/AcrR family transcriptional regulator: protein MSEEDQRPPERARRLPRAVRERQILDAAVQVFSRHGYHAASMDEISDVAGVSKPMIYTYLGSKEDLFGACIRREATRLLEAIQAGVQPDLPPDMQLWHGLRSFYRFVAEYRESWTVLHRQALTVGGAFAAEITDMRARAIQLVAALVVSAGTRKGVGEQAEFSGEGLAASLVGGAESLADWALDHPDISDGVLASWLMNLVWLGFNDLIEGAVWKPSE from the coding sequence GTGTCAGAGGAAGATCAGCGTCCGCCCGAACGGGCCAGGCGGCTGCCGCGTGCGGTGCGCGAGCGGCAGATCCTGGACGCGGCCGTCCAGGTCTTCTCGCGCCACGGCTACCACGCCGCGTCCATGGACGAGATCTCCGACGTCGCCGGCGTCTCGAAGCCGATGATCTACACCTACCTCGGCTCCAAAGAGGACCTCTTCGGCGCGTGCATCCGCCGCGAGGCGACGCGGCTGCTCGAGGCCATCCAGGCCGGCGTGCAGCCCGACCTCCCGCCGGATATGCAGCTCTGGCACGGCCTGCGGTCGTTCTACCGCTTCGTCGCCGAGTACCGCGAGTCGTGGACGGTCCTGCACCGCCAGGCCCTCACCGTCGGCGGGGCCTTCGCCGCGGAGATCACCGACATGCGGGCGCGCGCGATCCAGCTCGTTGCCGCGCTGGTGGTGTCCGCCGGCACCCGCAAGGGCGTCGGCGAGCAGGCCGAGTTCTCCGGCGAAGGCCTGGCCGCGTCCCTGGTCGGCGGGGCCGAATCGCTGGCCGACTGGGCCCTCGACCACCCGGACATCTCCGACGGCGTGCTCGCCTCGTGGCTGATGAACCTCGTCTGGCTCGGCTTCAACGACCTCATCGAAGGCGCGGTCTGGAAGCCGTCAGAGTGA
- a CDS encoding SCP2 sterol-binding domain-containing protein — MAENAGMTSADRIADLRGTALLDALERLDPLGPEAHALDVNALVEALDPAELRKDDFRRFLKALLALASRAPAFDLSKVEPGRFASLVASASRAQLESVVADRALRERVLDEIFVRMGAHIRPDRARDLQAVVHWRLSGGAGEGGYDRYETAISHGSCTVSREMHASPRVTITIAPADFFRLITHQATPAVLFVTGRIKVKGDLAFAAGLIGFFDLPKPV, encoded by the coding sequence ATGGCCGAAAACGCCGGGATGACCAGCGCCGATCGCATCGCGGACCTCCGCGGCACGGCACTGCTCGACGCCCTGGAGCGGCTCGACCCGCTGGGTCCGGAGGCCCACGCCCTCGACGTCAACGCGCTGGTGGAGGCGCTCGACCCCGCCGAACTCCGCAAGGACGACTTCCGCCGGTTCCTGAAGGCCCTGCTCGCGCTGGCGTCCCGGGCGCCGGCGTTCGACCTGAGCAAGGTCGAGCCGGGCCGGTTCGCGTCCCTGGTGGCCTCGGCGTCGCGCGCGCAGCTGGAGAGCGTCGTCGCGGACCGCGCGCTGCGCGAGCGCGTGCTGGACGAGATCTTCGTCCGCATGGGCGCGCACATCCGCCCCGACCGGGCCCGCGACCTCCAGGCGGTGGTCCACTGGCGCCTGTCCGGAGGAGCAGGCGAAGGCGGCTACGACCGCTACGAGACGGCGATATCCCATGGCTCGTGCACGGTGAGCCGCGAGATGCACGCATCTCCGCGAGTCACGATCACCATCGCACCCGCCGACTTCTTCCGGCTCATCACCCACCAGGCCACCCCGGCGGTGTTGTTCGTCACGGGAAGAATCAAAGTCAAAGGCGACCTGGCATTCGCGGCGGGCTTGATCGGTTTCTTCGACCTGCCGAAGCCCGTATAG
- a CDS encoding acetyl-CoA C-acetyltransferase, with amino-acid sequence MPPKKTPAVRKVAIIGGNRIPFARSNGPYAKASNQDMFTAALDGLVSRFSLQGEVIGEVAAGAVLKHSKDFNLARESVLGSKLSPATPASDVQMACGTGLQAIVNVANKIALGQIDSAIAGGVDTTSDAPLAVNEDLRQILIQLNAAKTLGDRLKLVAKIRPGHIVPAIPRNEEPRTGLSMGEHAALTAKVWEITREAQDELAASSHQKLAAAYDRGFFDDLVTPFLKLARDQNLRPDSTAEKLAKLKPAFGGPDGTMTAGNSTPLTDGASTVLLATDEWAKAHKLPVLAYLTFSQTAAVDYVHGDKGRPAAHSASVEGGGGGMDGLLMAPAYAVPRMLARAGLSLQDFDFYEIHEAFASQVLATLKAWEDPAFAKEKLELDEPLGAIDRAKLNVNGSSLAAGHPFAATGGRIVATLAKLLHEKGSGRGLISICAAGGQGVTAILEK; translated from the coding sequence ATGCCACCGAAGAAGACGCCCGCCGTGCGCAAGGTCGCGATCATCGGGGGCAACCGGATCCCGTTCGCGCGGTCCAACGGCCCGTACGCGAAGGCCTCCAACCAGGACATGTTCACCGCCGCCCTCGACGGCCTGGTCAGCCGGTTCTCCCTGCAGGGCGAGGTGATCGGCGAGGTCGCGGCCGGCGCCGTGCTCAAGCACTCGAAGGACTTCAACCTGGCCCGCGAGAGCGTCCTGGGCAGCAAGCTTTCGCCCGCGACGCCCGCGTCCGACGTCCAGATGGCGTGCGGCACCGGCCTGCAGGCGATCGTCAACGTCGCCAACAAGATCGCGCTCGGCCAGATCGACTCGGCCATCGCGGGCGGCGTCGACACCACCAGCGACGCGCCGCTGGCCGTCAACGAGGACCTCCGCCAGATCCTCATCCAGCTCAACGCCGCGAAGACGCTCGGCGACCGCCTCAAGCTCGTCGCGAAGATCCGCCCCGGGCACATCGTCCCGGCGATCCCGCGCAACGAGGAGCCGCGCACCGGCCTGTCGATGGGCGAGCACGCCGCGCTGACCGCGAAGGTCTGGGAGATCACCCGCGAGGCGCAGGACGAGCTGGCCGCGAGCAGCCACCAGAAGCTCGCCGCCGCCTACGACCGCGGGTTCTTCGACGACCTCGTGACGCCGTTCCTCAAGCTCGCGCGCGACCAGAACCTGCGGCCGGACTCGACGGCGGAGAAGCTCGCCAAGCTCAAGCCGGCCTTCGGCGGCCCGGACGGCACCATGACGGCGGGCAACTCGACGCCGCTGACCGACGGCGCGTCGACGGTCCTGCTCGCCACCGACGAGTGGGCCAAGGCGCACAAGCTGCCGGTGCTGGCCTACCTGACGTTCTCGCAGACCGCGGCCGTCGACTACGTCCACGGCGACAAAGGTCGACCAGCGGCGCACAGCGCCTCCGTTGAGGGTGGTGGCGGGGGCATGGATGGACTGCTGATGGCACCCGCCTACGCCGTGCCGCGGATGCTCGCCCGCGCCGGGCTTTCGCTGCAGGACTTCGATTTCTACGAGATCCACGAGGCGTTCGCGTCGCAGGTACTGGCCACGCTCAAGGCGTGGGAAGACCCGGCGTTCGCCAAGGAGAAGCTGGAGCTGGACGAGCCGCTCGGCGCGATCGACCGGGCGAAGCTCAACGTCAACGGCTCGTCGCTGGCGGCCGGGCACCCGTTCGCCGCGACCGGCGGCCGGATCGTCGCGACGCTGGCGAAGCTGCTGCACGAGAAGGGGTCCGGCCGCGGCCTGATCTCGATCTGCGCGGCCGGCGGCCAGGGCGTCACCGCGATCCTGGAAAAGTAA
- a CDS encoding ATP-binding protein, which produces MDPIRNPFAPGAGQRPPELAGRERELKAFEVVLERVARGRPERSLVLTGLRGVGKTVLLGELRAMALRHKWGAGKIEARPDAELRRPLSAALHRAIRDLAVRHRAPDRVEEVLGVLKAFALRANKPDAKLRDRWQPGIDVPAAQGRADSGDIEIDLVELFTDVAELAADVGTGVALLIDEIQDLQPDDVSALCAACHELSQSGAPLVVVGAGLPHVPAVLSASKSYSERLFRYARIDRLSREDADFAVMAPIEREDAGIEPEALDALFDASGGYPYFIQAYGKAAWDAAPSDPITVKDVQVAAPEAESELAVGFFGSRYERATPAEREYLQAMASLTQGRDEPAGTADVAVFLGRKPSSLSPARDSLMKKGLVYSAERGQIAFTVPHFGHYLLGRD; this is translated from the coding sequence GTGGACCCCATCCGCAACCCCTTCGCGCCGGGCGCCGGTCAGCGGCCGCCTGAGCTGGCCGGGCGGGAGCGTGAGCTCAAAGCCTTCGAAGTGGTTCTGGAACGCGTTGCGCGGGGGAGACCCGAACGCAGTCTCGTGCTCACCGGGCTGCGGGGTGTCGGCAAGACCGTGCTGCTCGGGGAGCTGCGGGCGATGGCGCTCCGGCACAAGTGGGGGGCCGGGAAGATCGAAGCCCGGCCGGACGCCGAGCTGCGGCGGCCCCTGTCGGCCGCCCTGCACCGGGCCATCCGGGACCTCGCCGTGCGGCACCGGGCGCCGGATCGGGTCGAAGAGGTGCTCGGGGTGCTCAAGGCCTTCGCCCTGCGGGCCAACAAGCCCGACGCCAAGCTGCGCGACCGGTGGCAGCCGGGCATCGACGTGCCCGCCGCGCAGGGACGGGCCGACTCCGGGGACATCGAAATCGACCTCGTCGAGCTGTTCACCGACGTCGCCGAGCTGGCCGCGGACGTCGGCACCGGCGTTGCGCTGCTCATCGACGAGATCCAGGACCTGCAGCCCGACGACGTCTCGGCGTTGTGCGCGGCCTGCCACGAGCTGTCGCAGTCCGGGGCGCCGCTCGTGGTCGTCGGGGCCGGGCTGCCGCACGTGCCCGCGGTGCTCTCGGCGTCGAAGTCCTACTCCGAGCGGCTCTTCCGGTACGCGCGCATCGACCGGCTCAGCCGCGAGGACGCCGACTTCGCCGTGATGGCGCCGATCGAACGCGAGGACGCGGGCATCGAACCGGAAGCGCTCGACGCGCTCTTCGACGCGTCCGGCGGCTACCCCTACTTCATCCAGGCCTACGGCAAGGCGGCCTGGGACGCGGCACCGTCCGACCCGATCACCGTCAAGGACGTGCAGGTCGCGGCGCCCGAGGCGGAGTCAGAGCTGGCCGTCGGCTTCTTCGGCTCGCGCTACGAGCGCGCGACGCCGGCCGAGCGGGAGTACCTGCAGGCGATGGCCTCGCTGACCCAGGGCCGCGACGAGCCCGCCGGCACCGCCGACGTCGCCGTGTTCCTCGGACGGAAGCCGTCGTCGCTGTCGCCGGCGCGCGACAGCCTGATGAAGAAGGGCCTCGTCTACTCCGCCGAGCGCGGGCAGATCGCCTTCACCGTCCCGCACTTCGGCCACTACCTGCTCGGACGCGACTGA
- a CDS encoding SCP2 sterol-binding domain-containing protein, with amino-acid sequence MNAFAEKLVISRLTPAQFVQVLETLHMLGSAGAGIELSSLSTDVLVDVVRRASREQLKAIASHPELRSVFLDEIFRRMSEHFSPSRARHVDFVVSWRFSEGSGEDGYDRFQTVIEDGMCVSSTDLSRTPDTTITLSVDDFIRMATGNAAVAAMFVTGRVKVKGEYAPAVRFSSYFDIPKPSVD; translated from the coding sequence GTGAACGCGTTCGCGGAGAAGCTGGTGATCAGCCGCCTGACGCCGGCGCAGTTCGTCCAGGTCCTGGAAACCCTGCACATGCTGGGTTCCGCGGGCGCCGGCATCGAGCTGAGCTCCCTGTCGACGGACGTCCTGGTGGACGTCGTCCGCCGCGCGTCCAGAGAGCAACTGAAGGCGATCGCTTCCCATCCGGAACTGCGCTCGGTGTTCTTGGACGAGATCTTCCGTAGAATGTCAGAACACTTTTCCCCATCGCGCGCCCGCCACGTCGATTTCGTGGTTTCCTGGCGCTTTTCCGAGGGATCAGGCGAGGACGGCTATGACCGTTTCCAGACGGTGATCGAGGACGGGATGTGCGTCTCGTCGACGGACCTGTCGAGGACGCCGGACACCACGATCACGCTGTCGGTGGACGACTTCATCAGAATGGCCACGGGCAACGCGGCGGTGGCAGCGATGTTCGTGACGGGACGGGTGAAGGTGAAGGGCGAGTACGCCCCGGCGGTGCGGTTCTCCAGCTACTTCGACATCCCCAAGCCGTCCGTGGACTAG
- a CDS encoding very short patch repair endonuclease, with amino-acid sequence MSKQKSRNTGIEMALRKALHAAGFRYRVHRRPVKGVRREADLVFGPARVAVFVDGCFWHGCPEHATWPKNNAEFWREKIETNRRRDADTDARLEEAGWLAVRIWEHETVEVAAERVVAAVRGRR; translated from the coding sequence ATGAGCAAGCAGAAGTCCCGCAACACCGGGATCGAGATGGCGTTGCGCAAGGCTCTCCACGCCGCCGGCTTCCGCTACCGAGTCCACCGCCGCCCGGTGAAGGGCGTGCGACGCGAAGCGGACCTGGTGTTCGGCCCAGCCCGTGTGGCGGTCTTCGTGGACGGCTGCTTTTGGCACGGCTGCCCGGAGCACGCGACGTGGCCGAAGAACAACGCGGAGTTCTGGCGCGAGAAGATCGAGACGAACCGCAGGCGAGACGCCGACACCGACGCACGGCTCGAGGAAGCCGGCTGGCTGGCGGTCCGGATCTGGGAACACGAGACCGTAGAAGTCGCCGCGGAGCGGGTCGTCGCGGCAGTTCGCGGGCGCCGCTGA